A segment of the Terriglobia bacterium genome:
GCGCCCGGGCAAGTAACCGCCGGCGTCGCGCACGCCCAGACCAACCATGTGTCCAACGCCGTGAGGAAAGAAGAGCGCTTGCGCGTCCTGCTCCAGCAGCGAATCCACGCTGCCTTTGAGCAGACCAAAATCAACTAAACCTTGGGCAATCTGCCGCGATGCGCCCAGATGAATGCTCTTATATTCCGTCCCGGCCACGCACTTCTTCACCGCCGCTTCCTCAGTGGCCAGCACGATCTGGTAAATGTCGGCCTGCTCGGCGCTGAAACGTCCCGACGCAGCATAGGTGCGCGTGACGTCTGAAGCGTAGCAGCCGACCTCAGCGCCGGCATCAATCAGAATCAACTCGCCTGCGCCAAACGCGCGGTGCGACGGCGAGAAGTGAAACACCGCCGAGTTCGGCCCGCCGCCGACGATGGAGTCATACGCGGTTCGGTCGCCGCCATTGCGGAAGAACGCCGCTTCCAGCTCAACCTGTGCCTGCCGCTCGGTGGCGCCCGGTTTCAGAAATGGTTGTACGGCTTCATATCCCGCGCGCGAAGCTTCGGCGGCCTTGCGCATCCGTTCCAATTCAATTTCATCTTTGGGTCGCCGGACTTGATTCAGGCCTTCGCGAACATCGGCTTCCAGCGCCGCGTCCGACGAGATGCCAGCAATGGGGCAACCCAGGTTGGCGACGCGACGGCCCTTGCGTTTTTCCATCCACGGTCCGAAGTCTTCGAACGCGAGGCCTTCGTCGGCGACGGTGGAACCGATCCACACTTTTTCGTCCTGGGTGACGCGGGGAACAAAATCCATCCAGCCGTCCTGCGGATCATAGGCCAGCACACCGCCGGGACGTTCGCGGTCGGTCAGATAAAAATATTCGGAGTGCGCGCGGAAGGAGTAGGTCTGGTCGGCCCGGCCGGGGATAAAGATATAGTCGCCGGAACCGATCACCACGACTTCATCTTTCAAGTTCCACTG
Coding sequences within it:
- a CDS encoding aminopeptidase P family protein, translating into MKNYLERRQKAAAAQWNLKDEVVVIGSGDYIFIPGRADQTYSFRAHSEYFYLTDRERPGGVLAYDPQDGWMDFVPRVTQDEKVWIGSTVADEGLAFEDFGPWMEKRKGRRVANLGCPIAGISSDAALEADVREGLNQVRRPKDEIELERMRKAAEASRAGYEAVQPFLKPGATERQAQVELEAAFFRNGGDRTAYDSIVGGGPNSAVFHFSPSHRAFGAGELILIDAGAEVGCYASDVTRTYAASGRFSAEQADIYQIVLATEEAAVKKCVAGTEYKSIHLGASRQIAQGLVDFGLLKGSVDSLLEQDAQALFFPHGVGHMVGLGVRDAGGYLPGRKRSDTPGLRFLRIDLILKPGYTVTIEPGIYFVPALLQDPELRKRHRDNVNWDRVDKMMNFGGIRIEDNVHVTDKGYEVFTEKIPKHI